The following are encoded in a window of Sinomonas cyclohexanicum genomic DNA:
- a CDS encoding amino acid permease, with translation MQAPDRLAAPTRQDPAGGTAAQLTADRTTESAPSARLRPRHLTMIALGGIIGASLFVGSGSVIRTVGPAALFSYAIGGALVVLVMRMLGEMSTNRPVVGSFMEYARDGLGNWAGFTIGWLYWYFWVGVVAFEAVVVGRIFHEWFPSVPDWTFALAGMLVFTFTNLMSLRSFGETEFWLASIKVTTIVVFLGVGTLYVLGVIPGSTGSISNITDHGFMPHGWTAVFNGVAVVIFSYFGTEIVTMAAAESDQPAKGVAKATNTVVWRILLFYVGSVAILLMVVPWDELPAKVSPFAFAFGRFGLPGAEQVMNAVVLTAALSVLNSGLYSGSRMLFALSRHGYAPRWVEDRNRAGVPWKAILLSTVVGYVAIAANYVAPKDVFDFIMNSAGCVALFVYAFVAVTQWRLRNRMSAQERAGLTLKMWLHPWLNAVVLAAVGLIVVLMAFDPDAAPQVWLSLGALALLLAVYPFVRRRATARATRDGGAAVGGTADGDAAHDGEPSPSAAQLT, from the coding sequence ATGCAGGCACCTGACCGGCTCGCTGCGCCCACCCGACAAGACCCAGCCGGCGGGACCGCCGCCCAGCTCACGGCAGACCGGACGACGGAGTCCGCGCCGAGCGCGAGGCTGCGGCCCCGGCACCTGACCATGATCGCCCTCGGCGGCATCATCGGCGCGAGCCTCTTCGTGGGCTCGGGTTCGGTGATCCGCACGGTGGGCCCCGCCGCCCTCTTTTCGTACGCGATCGGCGGGGCGCTCGTGGTCCTCGTCATGCGGATGCTCGGCGAGATGTCCACGAACCGTCCCGTCGTCGGCTCGTTCATGGAGTATGCCCGCGACGGCCTCGGCAACTGGGCAGGGTTCACCATCGGCTGGCTCTACTGGTACTTCTGGGTCGGCGTCGTGGCCTTCGAGGCCGTCGTTGTCGGCCGCATCTTCCACGAGTGGTTCCCGAGCGTGCCCGACTGGACGTTCGCGCTCGCGGGCATGCTCGTCTTCACGTTCACCAACCTCATGAGCCTGCGTTCCTTCGGCGAGACCGAGTTCTGGCTCGCGTCGATCAAGGTGACCACGATCGTCGTGTTCCTCGGCGTCGGCACCCTCTACGTCCTGGGCGTCATCCCCGGCTCCACCGGCTCCATCTCGAACATCACGGACCACGGCTTCATGCCGCACGGCTGGACGGCGGTGTTCAACGGAGTCGCCGTCGTGATCTTCAGCTACTTCGGCACCGAGATCGTCACGATGGCGGCGGCGGAATCGGACCAGCCCGCCAAGGGCGTCGCCAAGGCCACCAACACGGTGGTGTGGCGCATCCTCCTCTTCTATGTCGGCTCGGTCGCGATCCTGCTCATGGTCGTCCCGTGGGACGAGCTGCCCGCCAAGGTCAGCCCCTTCGCCTTCGCGTTCGGCCGCTTCGGGCTCCCCGGCGCCGAGCAGGTGATGAACGCCGTCGTGCTCACCGCCGCCCTGTCGGTGCTGAACTCCGGCCTCTACTCGGGCTCGCGCATGCTGTTCGCGCTCTCGAGGCACGGCTACGCGCCCCGCTGGGTCGAGGACCGCAACCGCGCAGGTGTGCCGTGGAAGGCCATCCTGCTCTCCACCGTGGTGGGCTACGTCGCGATCGCCGCGAACTACGTGGCGCCCAAGGACGTCTTCGACTTCATCATGAACTCCGCCGGCTGCGTGGCCCTGTTCGTGTACGCGTTCGTCGCTGTCACCCAGTGGCGCCTCCGCAACCGCATGAGCGCCCAGGAGAGGGCCGGGCTGACCCTGAAGATGTGGCTGCACCCGTGGCTCAACGCCGTGGTCCTCGCCGCGGTGGGGCTCATCGTGGTGCTCATGGCCTTCGACCCCGACGCCGCACCGCAGGTGTGGCTGAGCCTGGGCGCCCTCGCCCTGCTGCTCGCGGTCTACCCGTTCGTGCGGCGCCGCGCGACGGCTCGGGCGACGAGGGACGGCGGCGCGGCGGTAGGCGGCACGGCGGACGGCGACGCGGCGCACGACGGCGAGCCCTCGCCGTCGGCCGCCCAGCTCACCTGA
- a CDS encoding APC family permease, protein MTTDTAGSAPQAPSAGQLEQHDEDTAHLASLGYSYDTTFKREMTFWGNVSLGFTYLSPVVGIYSLFSVSLGIAGPPMFWSLVVVGLGQLFVALIFGEVVSNYPVAGGIYPWARRLWGRKWAWMGGWVYLVALLTTIASVAYGAGPYLAGFLGLENNVDTTIVAALVLIALATVLNLMGTKILNRVAMIGLIAELCGAIAVGAWLLIANRHQDLSVLFNSFGSGDGSNYFFAFAAAGLIGIFQYYGFEACGDVAEEVPNPGRTIPKAMRTTIYIGGAAAMFVCFSLILAVPDLGKVISGEDTDPLSTVLENAFGPIGYHVVLGVVLISFISCVLSLQAAASRLSYAMARDGILPFSGLLGKFSEKRHVPPYSLLVAAVFPAVVVLASKFSADALVAIISFAAMGMYLGFQMVVLAALRARLRGWKPAGKFQLGTWGIPVNILALVWGVLGMVNMAWPRTPDVDWWQNWIVLLSTVIVIGIGGIYMAVKKPYLRGDAPAADAHV, encoded by the coding sequence GTGACAACTGACACCGCTGGGTCTGCTCCGCAGGCTCCGAGCGCCGGTCAGCTCGAGCAGCACGACGAGGACACCGCGCACCTGGCGTCCTTGGGCTATTCCTATGACACCACCTTCAAGCGCGAGATGACGTTCTGGGGGAACGTCTCGCTCGGCTTCACGTATCTCTCGCCCGTCGTCGGCATCTACTCCCTCTTCTCCGTCTCCCTCGGCATCGCCGGGCCGCCCATGTTCTGGTCGCTCGTCGTGGTGGGACTCGGGCAGCTGTTCGTCGCCCTCATCTTCGGCGAGGTCGTCTCGAACTACCCGGTCGCCGGCGGCATCTATCCCTGGGCCCGCAGGCTCTGGGGCCGCAAGTGGGCGTGGATGGGAGGTTGGGTCTACCTCGTGGCCCTCCTCACCACGATCGCCTCGGTCGCCTACGGCGCCGGACCGTACCTCGCGGGCTTCCTCGGCCTGGAGAACAACGTCGACACCACGATTGTGGCGGCCCTCGTCCTCATCGCCCTCGCGACGGTCCTGAACCTCATGGGCACCAAGATCCTCAACCGCGTGGCCATGATCGGCCTCATCGCCGAGCTCTGCGGGGCGATCGCCGTGGGCGCCTGGCTCCTCATCGCGAACCGCCATCAGGATCTGTCCGTCCTGTTCAACTCGTTCGGCTCAGGCGACGGCTCGAACTACTTCTTCGCGTTCGCCGCCGCGGGCCTCATCGGCATCTTCCAGTACTACGGATTCGAGGCCTGCGGCGACGTGGCCGAGGAGGTGCCCAACCCCGGGCGCACCATCCCGAAGGCGATGCGCACCACCATCTACATCGGCGGCGCGGCCGCGATGTTCGTGTGCTTCTCCCTCATCCTCGCGGTCCCCGACCTCGGCAAGGTCATCTCGGGAGAGGACACCGACCCGCTCAGCACGGTTCTCGAGAACGCGTTCGGCCCGATCGGCTACCACGTGGTCCTCGGCGTGGTCCTGATCTCCTTCATCTCGTGCGTCCTCAGCCTCCAGGCCGCGGCCAGCCGCCTCTCCTACGCGATGGCCCGTGACGGCATCCTCCCCTTCAGCGGCCTCCTCGGGAAGTTCAGCGAGAAGCGCCACGTCCCGCCGTACTCCCTGCTCGTCGCCGCGGTGTTCCCGGCAGTGGTCGTGCTCGCCTCCAAGTTCTCAGCCGACGCGCTCGTCGCGATCATCTCCTTCGCAGCCATGGGCATGTACCTCGGCTTCCAGATGGTTGTCCTCGCGGCGCTGCGGGCCCGGCTGCGCGGCTGGAAGCCGGCGGGCAAGTTCCAGCTCGGCACGTGGGGCATCCCGGTCAACATCCTCGCCCTCGTCTGGGGCGTGCTCGGCATGGTCAACATGGCCTGGCCGCGCACGCCGGACGTCGACTGGTGGCAGAACTGGATCGTCCTGCTGTCCACCGTGATCGTCATCGGCATCGGCGGGATCTACATGGCCGTCAAGAAGCCCTACCTGCGCGGCGACGCCCCCGCCGCCGACGCGCACGTCTGA
- a CDS encoding cytochrome P450, protein MSIDARLGESLDAPYLDISDPSFAMQSEQLRTAREASWYARTNYGIAVLRYAEVSKLLKSPQLSQGSKKWPDHNGVHGGLFYDWWTKNLLVLEGEDHHRIRRLLNPAFSPKLIKELVPRFQELANELVDAFIDKGEAEFVRDFAEPYATRVLTILLGIPESEWPKIARLASTVGLALGVTFKRDLDKVEAAVAELYEYAEDLIRDRQANPGEDFVSRLVLASRDGDRLSDEELRNALVLLIFGGMDTTRNQLGLAMQSFIRNPQQWELLAQRPDLGGKAVEEVMRTNPTVTWVTREAVEDFEYQGLTIAKGTTVHLFTQSSGTDPRAFPDPEIDLLAEHAPHYGFGGGVHHCLGHFVARADMSEALPLLARRLANIRLAGGDEWLPDSGNTGPVRLPIAFDKRA, encoded by the coding sequence ATGAGCATCGATGCCCGGCTCGGCGAGAGCCTCGACGCCCCTTATCTGGACATCTCGGACCCGAGCTTTGCGATGCAGTCCGAGCAGCTGCGCACCGCCCGCGAGGCCAGCTGGTACGCGCGCACCAACTATGGGATCGCCGTCCTGCGCTACGCGGAGGTCAGCAAGCTCCTCAAGAGCCCCCAGCTGTCCCAGGGGAGCAAGAAGTGGCCGGACCACAACGGCGTCCACGGCGGCCTGTTCTACGACTGGTGGACCAAGAACCTCCTCGTCCTCGAGGGCGAGGACCACCACCGGATCCGCCGCCTCCTCAACCCGGCGTTCTCGCCCAAGCTCATCAAGGAGCTCGTGCCGCGCTTCCAGGAGCTCGCCAACGAACTCGTCGATGCCTTCATCGACAAGGGCGAGGCCGAGTTCGTGCGGGACTTCGCCGAGCCGTACGCGACCCGCGTCCTGACGATCCTGCTGGGCATCCCGGAGAGCGAGTGGCCGAAGATCGCGCGCCTCGCCTCGACGGTCGGCCTAGCGCTCGGCGTCACGTTCAAGCGGGACCTCGACAAGGTCGAGGCCGCGGTCGCCGAGCTCTACGAGTACGCGGAGGATCTCATCCGCGACCGCCAGGCCAACCCGGGCGAGGACTTCGTCAGCCGGCTCGTCCTCGCGAGCCGCGACGGGGACCGACTCAGCGACGAGGAGCTGCGCAACGCGCTCGTCCTGCTGATCTTCGGCGGCATGGACACGACCCGCAACCAGCTCGGCCTCGCCATGCAGTCCTTCATCCGCAATCCGCAGCAGTGGGAGCTCCTCGCGCAGCGCCCGGACCTCGGCGGCAAGGCCGTCGAGGAGGTCATGCGGACCAACCCGACCGTCACGTGGGTCACCCGCGAGGCGGTGGAGGACTTCGAGTACCAGGGCCTCACGATCGCCAAGGGCACCACGGTGCACCTCTTCACCCAGTCCTCCGGCACGGACCCCCGCGCCTTCCCGGATCCGGAGATCGACCTGCTCGCCGAGCACGCGCCGCACTACGGGTTCGGCGGCGGCGTCCACCACTGCCTCGGCCACTTCGTGGCCCGCGCGGACATGAGCGAGGCCCTGCCGCTCCTGGCCCGCCGCCTCGCGAACATCCGCCTCGCCGGCGGTGACGAGTGGCTCCCTGACTCGGGCAACACCGGTCCGGTCCGCCTCCCCATCGCCTTCGACAAGCGCGCCTGA
- a CDS encoding ferredoxin, giving the protein MPSITVDRSLCDNHGQCAIAAPDVFRMNADGILEYEETFDDALLDEVEEAIDVCPLQAIFLKD; this is encoded by the coding sequence ATGCCCAGCATCACCGTTGACCGCTCCCTCTGCGACAACCACGGCCAGTGCGCCATCGCCGCCCCGGACGTGTTCCGCATGAACGCCGACGGCATCCTCGAGTACGAGGAGACGTTCGACGACGCGCTCCTGGACGAGGTCGAGGAGGCCATCGACGTCTGCCCCCTCCAGGCCATCTTCCTCAAGGACTAG
- a CDS encoding NAD(P)/FAD-dependent oxidoreductase translates to METPESQRRIVVVGASLGGLRAAEQLRAAGWGGEIVVVGDEPHMPYNRPPLSKAQLAAPGTAEEAHAALAFRPRRSATGIEWRLGSAVASADLAAGTVTMADGGSLAFDGLVVATGLRPARVAAPGPLAGRHVVRSLGDALGLRAELVPGARVVVVGAGFIGCEVAATAVGLGCEVTLVEGSSGPMERSVGGQLSAGVRELLRSRGVECLPGVRVAEFLAVGARASGTHDGARCGGVRLTDGLVVATDVVVEAVGSDANVEWLEGNGLDLGDGVLCDASMRALGAVAPGDSELAAPVARGRVVAVGDVARYPDRITGGPARRVEHWATPTDTAKLAAPALVAALRGTEAPEAEAPLPSFWTDLFGLRIQGVGSPGLADEVEVLEGDPARPADGVAVAYRREGRLIGTVTGAIPADRHLTYRQAVLDELRGVPA, encoded by the coding sequence GTGGAGACGCCAGAGTCCCAGCGGAGGATCGTCGTCGTCGGCGCCTCCCTCGGCGGCCTCCGGGCGGCCGAGCAGCTGCGGGCCGCGGGGTGGGGCGGGGAGATCGTCGTCGTCGGCGATGAGCCCCACATGCCGTACAACCGGCCGCCGCTGTCGAAGGCACAGCTCGCGGCGCCAGGGACCGCCGAGGAGGCCCACGCCGCCCTCGCGTTCCGGCCACGCCGCAGCGCCACGGGGATCGAGTGGCGGCTCGGCAGCGCGGTCGCCTCGGCGGACCTCGCCGCCGGGACGGTCACGATGGCTGATGGCGGGAGCCTCGCCTTCGACGGGCTCGTCGTCGCCACGGGCCTCCGCCCTGCCCGGGTCGCCGCGCCGGGGCCGCTCGCCGGCCGGCACGTGGTCCGATCCCTCGGGGACGCGCTCGGCCTGAGGGCCGAGCTTGTCCCCGGCGCCCGCGTCGTCGTGGTCGGCGCCGGCTTCATCGGGTGCGAGGTCGCGGCGACCGCCGTCGGCCTCGGCTGCGAGGTCACGCTCGTCGAAGGCTCGAGCGGCCCCATGGAGCGCTCGGTCGGTGGGCAGCTCTCGGCCGGCGTCCGGGAGCTGCTGCGCTCACGCGGGGTCGAATGCCTGCCGGGTGTGCGCGTCGCCGAGTTCCTCGCGGTCGGCGCCCGGGCATCGGGAACGCACGACGGCGCGCGCTGCGGCGGCGTCCGGCTCACCGACGGCCTGGTGGTCGCCACGGACGTGGTCGTCGAGGCGGTCGGCTCCGACGCGAACGTCGAGTGGCTCGAGGGCAATGGCCTCGACCTGGGTGACGGCGTCCTGTGTGATGCGTCCATGCGGGCGCTCGGCGCCGTTGCCCCGGGCGACTCCGAGCTGGCCGCACCCGTAGCCCGCGGGCGGGTCGTGGCGGTGGGCGACGTGGCCCGCTACCCCGACCGGATCACCGGCGGACCCGCCCGACGCGTCGAGCACTGGGCCACCCCCACGGACACGGCGAAGCTCGCCGCCCCGGCACTCGTCGCCGCGCTGCGCGGGACGGAGGCCCCCGAGGCCGAGGCGCCCCTGCCCTCGTTCTGGACCGACCTGTTCGGCCTGCGGATCCAGGGCGTCGGCAGCCCCGGCCTCGCCGACGAGGTCGAGGTCCTCGAGGGCGATCCCGCCAGGCCGGCGGACGGCGTGGCCGTCGCCTACCGCCGGGAGGGCCGGCTGATCGGCACCGTCACGGGCGCGATCCCGGCCGACCGGCACCTCACGTACCGGCAGGCCGTCCTCGACGAGCTGCGCGGCGTCCCCGCGTGA
- a CDS encoding glutamine synthetase family protein, with protein sequence MTIQDLSPSALRRALDDRDAFAEHRERNLRPETVRELGEKIAASGVEYIYYALPTIGSRMVAKMVPARHFRRNLEKGIAFHRTALSDLQNDRYGNLIGGGIEAREFWGLPEPDTFVVLPWDTSVARIFCTAYEPPHLPEVGGRPLALDTRSLLIRAHADFTARTGFEVRSGTEPEMTWEGPGLEVVKKPGSSPAYQVENLERMRPIYKQLVSYAQAMGLDMIEGDYEDDGQIELNWMYDRIENTADRLVTYRQICKQVAREFGVTASFMPKPYNGQMGNGCHHNLSLWDGDTNVTEDAGRVELHVSETAKHAIGGLLAHARGSMAVMASTVNSYKRFWDAGQFAPSTANWGLDSRGCLVRISANGRMEYRVPDAAVNPYLSHTLILAAMEDGLERRLDPGAPDAGGTDLPAIGGQLPLTLGEAIDAFVADTTLTGRLPGDLVEIYTQLKQEEWARYCGAITEWDREMYWETIP encoded by the coding sequence ATGACCATCCAGGACCTGTCGCCCAGCGCGCTCCGCCGCGCCCTCGACGACCGCGACGCCTTCGCCGAGCACCGCGAGCGCAACCTCCGCCCCGAGACCGTCCGCGAACTCGGCGAGAAGATCGCCGCGAGCGGCGTCGAGTACATCTACTACGCCCTCCCGACCATCGGCTCGCGCATGGTGGCCAAGATGGTCCCGGCCAGGCACTTCCGCCGCAACCTCGAGAAGGGCATCGCGTTCCACCGCACGGCCCTGTCCGACCTGCAGAACGACCGCTACGGCAACCTGATCGGCGGCGGCATCGAGGCCCGCGAGTTCTGGGGCCTGCCCGAGCCGGACACGTTCGTGGTGCTCCCGTGGGACACGTCGGTGGCGCGCATCTTCTGCACCGCCTACGAGCCGCCGCACCTGCCCGAAGTGGGCGGGCGTCCCCTCGCCCTCGACACGCGCTCGCTCCTCATTCGCGCGCACGCCGACTTCACGGCGCGCACCGGATTCGAGGTCCGCTCGGGCACCGAGCCGGAGATGACGTGGGAGGGCCCCGGCCTCGAGGTCGTCAAGAAGCCGGGCTCGAGCCCCGCCTACCAGGTCGAGAACCTCGAACGCATGCGCCCCATCTACAAGCAACTCGTCTCCTACGCGCAGGCCATGGGCCTGGACATGATCGAGGGAGACTACGAGGACGACGGCCAGATCGAGCTCAACTGGATGTACGACCGGATCGAGAACACCGCCGACCGGCTCGTGACCTACCGCCAGATCTGCAAGCAGGTGGCCCGCGAGTTCGGCGTCACCGCGAGCTTCATGCCCAAGCCGTACAACGGCCAGATGGGCAACGGCTGCCACCACAACCTGAGCCTGTGGGACGGCGACACGAACGTCACCGAGGACGCCGGCAGGGTCGAGCTGCACGTCTCCGAGACCGCGAAGCACGCGATCGGCGGCCTCCTGGCCCACGCCCGCGGCTCGATGGCGGTCATGGCCTCGACCGTTAACTCCTACAAGCGCTTCTGGGACGCCGGCCAGTTCGCCCCGAGCACGGCGAACTGGGGGCTCGACTCGCGCGGGTGCCTCGTGCGGATCTCGGCCAACGGCCGCATGGAGTACCGGGTTCCGGACGCCGCGGTCAACCCCTACCTCTCCCACACGCTCATCCTCGCGGCAATGGAGGACGGCCTCGAGCGCCGCCTCGACCCGGGCGCCCCGGACGCGGGCGGCACGGACCTCCCCGCGATCGGCGGCCAGCTGCCGCTCACGCTGGGCGAGGCCATCGACGCGTTCGTGGCCGACACGACCCTCACGGGCCGCCTCCCCGGCGACCTCGTGGAGATCTACACGCAGCTCAAGCAGGAGGAGTGGGCCCGCTACTGCGGCGCCATCACCGAGTGGGACCGCGAGATGTACTGGGAGACGATCCCGTGA
- a CDS encoding ABC transporter substrate-binding protein — translation MSRETPGGTLVPGVLQLACIDSDAPPLFGLRDEHGVRRGYEPAAADLVAAELGLTVQWVYLAWDDMLTAVAEHRVDAVWCGQGIIPEREAVVDFTDPYAVFDETVLVRKGDPARSRWELNGYRVAAIEGSANMRLAVTFDGAIPVAFTGADVFGDMLAALKRGDVDAMVDDDVVTVPLGDDPAYDVAFTVRTGNRWGVGVAKDNPALRERLNAALAAVVADGRLAAVWADWMPHLAFPLGTPAVQLDEVRA, via the coding sequence GTGAGCCGTGAGACTCCCGGCGGGACCCTCGTCCCCGGCGTCCTGCAGCTCGCGTGCATCGACTCCGACGCGCCGCCCCTCTTCGGCCTGCGCGACGAACACGGCGTGCGCCGCGGCTACGAGCCGGCCGCCGCGGACCTCGTCGCCGCCGAGCTCGGCCTGACCGTCCAGTGGGTGTACCTCGCGTGGGACGACATGCTCACCGCGGTCGCCGAGCACCGCGTCGACGCGGTGTGGTGCGGCCAGGGGATCATCCCCGAGCGCGAGGCCGTCGTGGACTTCACCGACCCGTATGCCGTCTTCGATGAGACCGTCCTGGTCCGCAAGGGCGACCCGGCCCGCAGCCGGTGGGAACTCAACGGGTACCGGGTCGCGGCGATCGAGGGCAGCGCGAACATGCGCCTCGCGGTGACGTTCGACGGCGCGATCCCCGTCGCGTTCACCGGCGCGGACGTCTTCGGCGACATGCTCGCGGCCCTCAAGCGCGGCGACGTCGACGCGATGGTCGACGACGACGTCGTGACCGTCCCGCTCGGTGACGACCCGGCCTACGACGTCGCGTTCACCGTCCGCACGGGAAACCGCTGGGGCGTCGGCGTCGCGAAGGACAACCCCGCCCTCCGCGAGCGCCTCAACGCCGCGCTCGCGGCCGTGGTCGCGGACGGCCGGCTCGCCGCCGTCTGGGCGGACTGGATGCCGCACCTGGCGTTCCCGCTCGGAACGCCGGCCGTGCAGCTCGACGAGGTCCGCGCATGA
- a CDS encoding gamma-glutamyl-gamma-aminobutyrate hydrolase family protein, with product MSPRPLIGVPGMWSAGVKGLRFDGVAVAVEVLRSIDRAGGEPVILYPASAEGAAGQVGRVDAVVLPGGADIDPALYGEEPHEEYGPTDYAGQDAFELGVIDACVAQGVPLLAICRGMQLLNVGRGGTLVQHLGPGGVQHRGEVHGVRIEPGSLLAGAIGGLGADASSYHHQAVGTLGAGLRVTARAADGVVEALELPGAEVLAVQWHPEDLAASSASDHALFEWVVDRARVRGGRLAGVPA from the coding sequence ATGAGCCCGCGCCCGCTCATCGGCGTCCCCGGCATGTGGTCCGCGGGGGTCAAGGGACTCCGGTTCGACGGCGTGGCCGTCGCGGTCGAGGTGCTCCGTTCGATCGACCGCGCCGGGGGCGAGCCCGTGATCCTCTACCCCGCCAGCGCGGAGGGCGCGGCGGGGCAGGTGGGGCGCGTGGACGCCGTCGTGCTTCCGGGCGGCGCCGACATCGACCCGGCCCTCTACGGCGAGGAGCCGCACGAGGAGTATGGTCCCACCGACTACGCCGGGCAGGACGCGTTCGAGCTGGGCGTCATCGACGCGTGCGTCGCGCAAGGCGTGCCGCTCCTGGCGATCTGCCGCGGGATGCAGCTGCTCAACGTGGGCCGCGGCGGGACGCTCGTGCAGCACCTCGGGCCGGGCGGCGTCCAGCACCGTGGCGAGGTGCATGGAGTCCGCATCGAGCCCGGCTCGCTGCTGGCCGGTGCGATCGGCGGGCTCGGGGCGGACGCGTCGAGCTACCACCACCAGGCCGTCGGCACGCTCGGGGCGGGGCTGCGCGTCACGGCCCGCGCGGCCGACGGAGTCGTCGAGGCCCTCGAGCTCCCGGGGGCCGAGGTCCTCGCCGTCCAGTGGCACCCCGAGGACCTCGCGGCCTCCTCGGCCAGCGACCACGCGCTCTTCGAGTGGGTCGTGGACCGGGCGCGCGTGCGCGGAGGACGGCTCGCGGGGGTCCCCGCGTGA
- a CDS encoding gamma-glutamyl-gamma-aminobutyrate hydrolase family protein, whose protein sequence is MSGQLAVAWEAVAPDGAHLLPDDAPRIAVVVSLTFPGMGPEAHAIMEAFTRTAFQELVDQGARPFLVDSAVQDPEHAALAARSDGVLFLGGGDVHASFYGHDGPVPHEYGVDYPADVFCLDLVRRAVEADQTVLAVCRGSQLLNVALGGTLVPDIVPSDLHKGRPGEPLFLDEEVLLAPGSKVAGIYGRTRAVVRSGHHQAVADVAPGLVVTARAHDGVVEGTEHPGRTWVVATQWHPEDPDGPAEDRRALFGAFVAQARTALMGPGAAIRGAEEPAAC, encoded by the coding sequence GTGAGCGGGCAGCTCGCCGTCGCGTGGGAGGCGGTAGCGCCCGACGGCGCCCACCTCCTGCCGGACGACGCGCCCCGCATCGCGGTGGTCGTCTCCCTGACGTTCCCGGGCATGGGGCCAGAGGCGCACGCGATCATGGAGGCCTTCACGCGCACCGCGTTCCAGGAGCTCGTGGACCAGGGTGCGCGGCCGTTCCTCGTGGACAGCGCCGTGCAGGACCCGGAGCACGCCGCGCTGGCGGCCCGGTCGGACGGCGTCCTGTTCCTCGGCGGCGGCGACGTGCACGCCTCGTTCTACGGGCACGACGGCCCGGTGCCCCACGAGTACGGCGTGGACTACCCGGCGGACGTGTTCTGCCTCGACCTCGTGCGCCGGGCCGTCGAGGCCGACCAGACGGTCCTCGCGGTCTGTCGCGGCTCGCAGCTGCTCAACGTGGCACTGGGCGGCACGCTCGTGCCGGACATCGTGCCGTCGGACCTGCACAAGGGCCGGCCGGGGGAGCCGCTGTTCCTCGACGAGGAGGTCCTCCTGGCTCCCGGCAGCAAGGTGGCCGGGATCTACGGGCGCACGCGCGCCGTCGTGCGGTCCGGGCACCATCAGGCGGTGGCGGACGTCGCGCCCGGGCTTGTGGTCACGGCCCGCGCGCACGACGGCGTGGTCGAGGGCACCGAGCACCCCGGCCGGACGTGGGTGGTCGCCACCCAGTGGCACCCCGAGGACCCCGACGGACCCGCGGAGGACCGCAGGGCCCTGTTCGGCGCGTTCGTCGCGCAGGCGCGCACCGCCCTCATGGGCCCGGGTGCCGCCATCCGAGGGGCCGAAGAACCCGCGGCCTGCTGA